In Nymphaea colorata isolate Beijing-Zhang1983 chromosome 3, ASM883128v2, whole genome shotgun sequence, a genomic segment contains:
- the LOC116249653 gene encoding cationic amino acid transporter 1 — MAEEKGGTWGFFPEESFSSWGSYVKALGQTRTRLADRLMARSVDDAELNEVRARSQHEMKKTLTWWDLIWFGMGAVIGAGIFVLTGLEAKQDAGPAVILSYVVSGVSAMLSVFCYTEFAVEIPVAGGSFAYLRVELGDFVAFIAAGNIILEYVIGGAAVARAWTSYFATLLGHHPDQFRVIVHSLAPDYNHLDPIAVAVTAIIGIIASLSTKASSRLNYVASIVHLAVIVFVIAAGLSKADTQNYADFAPYGPRGIFKASAVLFFAYVGFDAVSTMAEETKNPARDVPIGLVGSMSVTTLLYCLMALTLCLMQNYKTIDSDAPFSIAFGSVGMSWAKYIVAFGALKGMTTVLLVSAVGQARYLTHISRTHMIPPWFALVNKRTGTPVNATIAMLAATAVIAFFTSLSILSNLLSISTLFIFMLVAVALLVRRYYAAGQTNRTDQTKFIAFMVLILGSSVATAVYWATSTGWVAFCVTVPIWFLGTLGLAVFVPQARAPKLWGVPLVPWLPSASIAVNIFLLGSIDKKSFMRFGVWTAFLLVYYFFVGLHASYDTAKASEQGKLNSRVEEGQSSKPALVDSSN; from the exons ATGGCGGAGGAGAAGGGGGGAACCTGGGGATTCTTTCCCGAGGAGTCCTTCAGCAGCTGGGGCAGCTACGTCAAGGCCCTCGGCCAGACGAGGACACGGCTCGCCGACCGGCTCATGGCCAGGTCGGTGGACGACGCGGAGCTCAACGAGGTGCGGGCGAGGAGCCAGCACGAGATGAAGAAGACGCTCACATGGTGGGACCTGATATGGTTCGGGATGGGGGCCGTCATCGGAGCCGGCATATTCGTTCTTACCGGGCTGGAGGCAAAGCAGGACGCCGGCCCCGCCGTCATACTCTCCTACGTCGTTTCCGGCGTGTCCGCCATGCTCTCCGTCTTCTGCTACACCGAGTTCGCCGTGGAGATCCCGGTGGCTG GTGGTTCCTTTGCCTATCTTCGTGTTGAACTCGGCGATTTCGTAGCATTCATCGCAGCCGGAAACATTATACTGGAGTACGTGATCGGCGGCGCAGCCGTGGCCAGGGCCTGGACCTCTTACTTTGCGACCCTCCTAGGCCATCACCCCGATCAGTTCCGAGTCATCGTTCACTCCCTCGCCCCCGACTACAACCATCTCGATCCTATCGCCGTCGCCGTGACCGCCATCATCGGCATCATTGCTTCGCTCAGCACCAAAGCCTCATCCCGTCTCAACTACGTCGCGTCCATCGTCCATCTCGCCGTCATCGTCTTCGTCATCGCCGCCGGCCTGAGCAAAGCGGATACCCAGAACTACGCGGACTTCGCGCCGTATGGGCCGCGCGGCATCTTCAAGGCCTCTGCGGTCCTCTTCTTCGCGTATGTGGGGTTCGATGCCGTGTCCACCATGGCCGAGGAGACCAAGAACCCGGCGAGGGACGTGCCCATCGGCCTGGTGGGCTCGATGTCCGTGACGACGCTGCTGTACTGCCTGATGGCCCTGACCCTCTGCTTGATGCAGAACTACAAGACCATCGACTCTGACGCGCCCTTCTCGATCGCCTTCGGCAGCGTGGGCATGAGCTGGGCCAAGTATATTGTCGCCTTCGGGGCGTTGAAGGGCATGACCACGGTGCTGCTGGTGAGCGCGGTGGGTCAGGCTCGGTACCTGACCCACATCTCCCGCACCCACATGATCCCTCCTTGGTTTGCGCTGGTAAACAAGCGCACCGGCACTCCGGTTAATGCTACCATTGCCATGCTAGCAGCGACCGCTGTCATCGCCTTCTTCACCAGCCTCAGCATCTTGTCCAACCTCCTCTCCATCTCTACCCTGTTCATCTTCATGTTGGTAGCCGTTGCTCTGCTGGTACGCCGGTACTATGCCGCCGGTCAGACGAATCGGACGGACCAGACGAAGTTCATCGCCTTCATGGTGCTGATACTTGGATCCTCTGTTGCGACTGCGGTGTATTGGGCTACCAGCACCGGCTGGGTGGCCTTCTGTGTCACCGTTCCTATCTGGTTCTTGGGTACGCTGGGCCTCGCCGTGTTTGTGCCTCAAGCGAGGGCTCCGAAGCTGTGGGGCGTTCCGCTGGTGCCATGGCTTCCGTCCGCTTCCATTGCTGTCAACATCTTTCTGCTTGGTTCGATCGATAAGAAGTCGTTCATGAGGTTTGGGGTGTGGACTGCGTTCCTGCTGGTGTACTATTTCTTTGTGGGGCTTCATGCATCTTACGACACTGCAAAGGCTTCCGAGCAGGGCAAATTGAACTCACGGGTGGAGGAGGGCCAGTCCAGCAAGCCGGCCCTTGTAGATAGTTCAAACTAG